The Pontiella desulfatans sequence ATCGCGCTCCATAGGCGGCCAGTCGACGATATCGTATTTATTGATCTGCCCTTTGTCGCTGACGATCAAGCCGTCGGGCCCGATCCGTTTCAGCAACAGCTTGCCCTTGAGCGCCTCGTAGCGCGGGGCGAGCCAGTCGGCATCGCCCGTGTGCATCCAGTCGGCATGGGCCATGAAGATCATATGCGGCCCCCACTCCGTCGGCCAGGTTCCGTTGATCATTAAATGGTCGTAGGTATCGCGCGCCATCTGGATGTCGGTATCGGTCGTATAGTGGCTGAGCTGATTAAGGTAGGCGTCGGCCTCGTAGGGAATGCGCTCGCGGTCGCCATCCACATAGAGCCCGGCAAAGGTGGTGGCCTTAATGGAATAGCGGCAGAATTCCCAGATGCGGTTGAGCATTTCGTCCGAACATTCAAACATGGCCGCATCATCGTCCCACGTTGAAGCGAACGCCGCTTGGCGAACAATCTGTTCAGGAAGAAGTTCCCCAGACCAGCCCTCGACCTCCAGCCAACGGAACGGCAGCACGACGCCCCACTCCGGCGGTGTCAGGATTGCCGCCGGATTCGCGCGGATCACGCTGACCTGGGAAGTATTGCGTTCGTCCGGTGGCGGCGCGGCGACCACGGGTGCTTTTCCTCTCAGCGCGACCGTGGTCTTGTTGTAACGAACCGTGCCCTCCGGCGTGCGGTTAACCCGGCCCTCGACAAAATCCTCGCCGAAATGAACGATCACTTCGCCGCGTGCCCCGTCGGGTGGAAGTAGCCGGACATTGCCGAACGCCACCTTTCCAAAATCGACAATATAAACTCCGGACGCATCCTTCGTGATCTCCACTGGCTTTTCATCCACCAGATGCACCGGCGCGGCATGAACCGCAACGCCAAGCAACAGCGCGGCGCCCAACCCCGCACATCCTATTCTTCTTCCTAAAAACATGCGGATAAAAATACAGCGGCCGGACTCCCCAGCCAATCCATGAGGATTTCACATTGTTGAAACAAAATGTGTAAGGCATTTCGCAAGTCGACGCCCCGCAGGACGATACGCCACCGTCCCGGCACGCATTATCACACCTTATGAGGTGTGATAAAAAAACACCCGAGGGAACGGCAGCTCTGTGGCTCCGTGTCCTCTGGCATAGCGGGTGGTTAAGCCCGCAGGCATCCAGCCTGCCCCGCCGCCATGCAGGGCTGTTCCCTACAAACCACTTAGGGTTCGACGAGGCGGAAGAAAGCGTTGGAGTTGGTGGTGGGTATGGCCATGGGCGATGCGGTGACGCCGGGAAGATCGAACCAGTCGCCGCTTGCGAGGCCATTGGTGAGCATCTGCACCTTAAGTCCATCGCCCTCCCAGATGAGTTCAAGATTTTCGTCGAACGCATCCAGGGAAAGTTCCGGAAGCCGGGTGCCGACGGTAATGGTTCCGCTGCCCTCGAACAGTGTGCTGCTCATCGCGTTGAGTTCTTCAACGGTATAGACGCCCTTGGAAAGATCCATCGATCCCAACTGCATCCCGGCCACCACCCAATGGTGGTTCCCCAGTTCGATGCTTGTGATGGAGGAATTGGCAACGGTGAGCGAAGCGCCGAGCCAGGACTGGTTCCAGTCGCCGTCGATCCGCAGCCCGCCGTAGGTCTCCACCAGGATATCCGCCGCACCGACGGCTCCGGCGGAGGTGAAATGAAGCTTCCCCCTGCGACTGATCCAAGTGCCGGAGAATGTGTTGCCGGGATTGTCAATGATCCACTCGTGGGTGGAGGCAGACGAGGACGCGGAGCCCGTGAGCGTGGCATCGCCCTCGACCAATGCGAGCAGCCTGATGCTGCGGGGCCCGCTCTCTCCCCAGTAGCCGGAAACGAAGGAATTCGCCACAACGGTAATGCAACCGTCGAGCGTGTTCGTTTCGTTGTTTCCGGTCCCGGCGTAGATCGTACCGCCCGCGAGAATCAAATCGGGCACGGTGATGATTTCGTTCCCGATGTTCCGCAACTGGAACTGCGAAGTCACGTCGCCGGACGGCAGGATGTAGAGGGCATCGCCTGGGAAGGTGGCGGTGGTCGATGGCGTACGCAGACGCATGTTCGCCGTGTAGATTTCCCCGGAAACAGGTACTCCGTCCGGATCCCACACTGCGGGATCGTCCCACGGGAGCAGGTCGGTGTCCTGCACGATGGCGCCCGCGATGGAAAGCCCGACGGAGATGTTGCCGCTGCCGGAAAAGACGGCATCGCCCAGGGCATTGAGTTGGTCGGCGGTGTATTCGCCTTCGCCCAGAGCGGTGTCGCCAATCGATAGGACGGCCACCTTCCAGTGGTTGGTGCCGATTTCCACCCGTGCGGACGGAGAGTTCGATACGGTCAGGGTTGCCGAAGAAAAGGATTGGTCCCAATTGCCGTGGATGGCGAGTTTCCCGTGATCGCCGACCACGATGGAACCCTTGCCCACCGCTTCGGCGCCTGCAAATTCGATGGTTCCGCTCTCGCTGATCCAAACACCGCCAAAATCGTTGGCGGGATTTTCGATGTAGAGCGTGTGGGTGGAGGCCTCCACGGACGCGAGGCTGATCAAATCGGAACCGCCGCTTATTTTCGATCGGATGCGCAGGCTCCTCGCGTCGCCGGTCGTATTATTCCAGTAGCCTCTCAAGTAGGATGCGGAGCGGACGGTGATGGCACCGTCGAGCGTACTTACGACCTCGCCGCCGGTTCCTGCATAGACCGTGCCGCCCTCAAGGATGAGGTCAGGGACGGTGACCACCGGATCGCCCGTATTCCGCAGCTGCAGCTGCCCTCCGGGGAGAATGGTTAGTGAATCGCCCAGGAATTCGGCCGTGGTGGTCGGCGTGCGCAGGCGCATGGTGGTTTCGTATTGGTTGCCGACGACGGGCACGCCATCGGGATCCCACGTTTCCGCCGTGCTCCATGTGCCGAGATCGACGTCTTGGACGACGAGATTGTGGACGGTCAGTGTGAAGCTTTCGTATGCGGTCAGGGCGCCGTCGCTTGCGCTGACCAGCACGCCGACGCTCCCCGAGGCGCCGGCAACCGGAACAAGCATGAGCGTTCGGCTGGTTCCGCTGCCCGAGATGGAGATGTCCGAATCCCGCAGGAGGCCTTGGTTGGACGAGGTGGCGGAAAGCAACAGGTCGTCCGGCGGCGTAAAGTCGTCGTGGACGGTGAGGGGAATGGAGATCGCTCCCTCCCCGGCGAATAGGCTTTGGTTCGGGATGGGTTCGATGACCGGAGGAAGGTCGATTGCCGTGGTATAATTCCAGACCGCGCCCGTCGCCACGCCGCCATCGCCGGCCACCTCGTCGATGCGCCAATAATACGTTGCAGGCTCCGAGCCGCCAGTTGGCGAAAACGAAGTTCCGGCCTGCTCGCCGTGGTATGCCATGGCCGCTTCATTCGTGCCCCAATACACCCGGTGCGCAACCGCGCCGATACCGGCCGTCCATTCCAGCGAATGATCGAACGCGACATCGTCCGCCCCATCGGTGGGTTCGGGCAGGATGGCGCGGGATGTGACATGCAGGTCGTGAATATACAGCGCGGAGGGCAGGCCGTCGAACGGCACCCCGTCGCCATAGTCCAACACGACCGAAGGGTTTTCCTGCCCGTAGACCGAAAGTATCCGATCCCGATCCCACCGGGTGAAATCGACACAGGCCTCGCCGCCGGTGCTCGGATCAATGATTTCATGGATCAGCGACCAGCTCCAGGCCGACATCGAGGCATTGGGCACACCCTTGTGGATGCTCAGCATGCCACCGCCGGTGTTGAAGAGAAACAGGTTGCCGTCGTCGTCGCCCAGCAGTTTCGGCCGTCCGCCCGAAAAGGAGAGGACTTCGCTGCTCCATACGCCGTCCACCGTCCGCCAGTAATGGTGGTAATACATGGTAGTGGTTCCATCCGCATAGTGCGGCAGCATGGCATGGACACGCCCGTCGGCATAGGCAAAGTGCGTGTTCTGGTTTTTCAGCCCCGAGTTGCGCGGAATGGAACCGATGTGCAGTCCCGGCGAATCGATGGAGATGACGGACGACGATCCGGTTTCCCCGATCAGCGTGCCGTCTGAATTGCGCCAGGTCCGGCCGTTGTCATCGCTGTAGGTATAGCAGAGATCATGGTTGTTGGTTATCGAGGTGCCGTTGAACTTATCGCGCCACACCCAGGAGCAATGCAGACGGTCGCCGGCATAGGCAATGCAGTTGAGATAGGGGCAGCGGTATGCGCTGGTCTCACCGCCCTCGGTATAGATGCCCTCGTCGCGCGCAACGAAGCGCCCGAGGCCGGGAGTCCAGTCGTGCGCCGCTCCGTCATATTCCTGGATCATGCCGTCGCCGTTGGCGGAGGTGACATAGCGGTAGTAGAGCATCAGGTTGCCGTTGGGCGCGGAGAAGAAGCGCGGATAGGTCACACGGTCGATCTTTCCGGCGGAACCCAGCGTGTCGGTCACCGAACCGAAAAGCGATGCATCCCACGCGAAGGTTTCCGGGTTGGAGGCCAGCCCCTGAACCGAGGCGCGGTAGTGCAGGTCCGATCCGTGGTGGTCGAACACCAGATGAATGGTCCCGTCCTTTTCGCAGATGCCGACGACGACCGCATTGTGCGTGTCGTGGACTTCGATCGAATAGTCCGTGAAGCGGATGGTTTCCCAGCCGCTACCGGGCAGCTTCCGCCGCGCCAGACAGACATGGCGGTTTTGGTCGTAGAAGGTTGCATATTGCCAACCGTTGAAGGTTGCCATTGGAAGCTGCTGATGGGTACGGCCGTTTATCGTGGTGCCGAACTTGGTGAGGGCGCCCGTGGCGAAATTGAGGGCATTGCTTTCCACCACCGACTCGACCAGTGGAACGATATCTACGGCTAACACCGATGAAACCAAAACCATAAGGGCAATACCCGCCCCCAAACCTTGCGCTATTTTCATCATCCACCTCAAATCGCCATGGAACCGCAAAACGGGATTCCGGGCAACGCCCCATGGATTCACATTGTTGACCCCCGCAGGGGCTCATACCCGGTAGCGCGCCGTCGATCCTGCATTCCAGTTTCCGCTCACGGTGATGTGGTGCGGCGAGCCCACCAACCCGAACTGGTTGTGGTGGATGCGCTCGAACAGCATTTCCAACGCGAGCTTGCCGCAGGCGCGGGCGTTTTCGACGATCCCACTGTATTCGCCATCCATAACGGCGGTGCCCACGGTCACCAGACTAATGTCGCCAGGCACCTTCAGCCCCATCCGGTCAAGCCATTCGAGCACCCGTTGGGGGCGGACGCAAATAATGGCGTCGGGTTGCGCTTGCTCGAACCACTTCGCAAAACTATCGAAGGAAGGCTCCGGATCGAGCCACGGCTCAAGCCTGTTTTTTTCGGGGGCGGCATACCGCCGCATAAGGTAGGCCGAAAGCCAACGGTTATCGTTCAGATACGGATACGGCGTCTCCATCGCGAACCCTACCTTTTCGAACCCATTTTCCCTCAGGATTCCGAGCGTGCTCTCCATGTTGCCGTAATAGTCGCCCCGGACCGAATCAATATTGAGGGATACTTCGTAGATGCCATAGCTGACCAAGGCCACATCGTGCCATTCATGGACCAACTTTTCACGATGTGCCCCTGCGGGCACGAGAATGGTACCGCGGATGCCCCGCGAGTAAAGGATGTCGTTCAACCGCTCCGCACTCATGCCCTTCTCACCGACCCAAAACATGTCGATCCGGATCCCGAGGTTTTGCGCCGCGTCCTCGCAGCCTTCGATAAACTTGCTGGTGTTGTATCGGCTCTTCCACTCGTCCGCCGTCTCCCCCGCCACGATCAGAGCAATGACCGGCAGGTCGTCCGGATTCCGACCGTTGCGACGCGCGCTCATCAGGGCGGATACATAGGGGTTTTTCCGGTAGCCCATCGCCTCGGCCGTCGTCTGGATTTTCCTGCGGGTTTCTTCGGCAATCTTCGGCGATTCACTCAATGCAAGCGACACCGTTGACGAATGAATCCCCAACTCCTTCGCAATATCCTGCATCGTGACCTTCATTGAAACCCCTTATGGAAATCTATTCACTCTACATATTTATCGGAAGACCGCTAGATCCATATTCACACATATTCCACGTCGCCCCTCTTGCAGCAAAGCCGAACCCTGCACCTAGTCGGCCCGGCTGGTCGGTTATGCGAACTCCGGCCCTTCCGAAACCCCAGTTTCCCGAACAGGATTTCGAACCTCTCCATCCGGTTTTTCTCGTTCCAGTTTCGGCTATGGAGGGGTTCGGAATCCTCCACTTCGATAAGTTTACGAATTGATTGAGTTTCCGAGGGCTACGGAAACATCTCCGATGCCGTATCATGTTGTCGGCGAGGTTGATTTGATTTATGGGATGCAAGGGTAGATGCAGAGTATTGCATCGGATCGCATGACCGGGGGTTTAGAAACGATACGCTGCAGATAAAGGCTTAACGGGATTGCGCAGGCTTGCAATTCGCCCCCTCCGACTGACTGTCATGCTGGAGGTTGCGAGTTCGAGTCCCGTCATCCTCGCCATACTTTAAAGGCCCGATCTTCGGATCGGGCCTTTTTTATTGCCTTTTTCGATAATTCCCAATGTTTACAGGGCCTAGATCGACCCCAACCGTTGTTTTACCGCGTTCGCTGCCGTGGTGTGCTGTGTGGCTTTGTGCTTGTCTTTCGACCACCAAAGAAGCTATATCACCACCAACCACCACCAGAAAGGCAAGGGTCTAGCCATGCCGAAACAAGCGGTTCTGCGAAAAATCGAACGCGACGACGGGCGCGCATCCAAGTTCGGAATCTCAATTCCGCAAAAGGGAAGCCGACCAAAGCGGTTGTTTTTCAAAACCGTGAGGGAGCGGGATATCCAGTTCAATAGGCTGAAGCGCGTGGCGCGCCATGAGGGGCACGATGTGCTGTCGGAGGTGTCGGCTTCAGATTTGGCCCTGCTAAAGGATTTGCGGGAAATCCTGGGCGAGCACGATCCGCGCGAAGCGGCGCGCTTCTTCATGGAGCAGAAGCACCCGAATTCAAAGACGACCATTGGCGAGGCCCTGCGGTTGTTCCAAGCGGATCAGGAACTGCAGAACCTGACGGAAACGCATCTGCACCAGCAAAACCATAAACTTGATATTCTGGCACTGGGCGTGGGCAAAGAGCGCCGATTGGTGGAAATCGCCCCGAAAGACATTACGGCCCTCCTCCGGGGGCTGGGGTTCGAACCGGTTACCCAGCGCGGCTATCAGGCCAACTGGATGGTCTTCTTTTCTTGGTGCGTGGCAAACCGGCTTTGCCCGGTGTCGCCGATGGCCGGCATGAAGAAAATCAAGGTGGTGCGTGGCGAGGTTGATTTTATGCAGGTGGCCGATGTGAAGGCGTTCTTCGGCAAGGCGGTCGAAATCCACAAGGAACTTGCCCCAGCGCTAGCGCTGGCGTTTTTTGCGGGGATGCGGTCAGCCTCGATCGAGCGAATGGTGCGCGACGATATCGATTTCGAACACCGCCGGATCCGCTTCCAGGCGCAACGACAAAAAACAAACAAGCGGTTCATGGTGCAGGGTTATCCGGACAACCTATGGGACTGGCTCGAACCGTGGCGAACGGAAAAGGAGCTGCCGCATTGGCCGGGCTCGACCTTCACCAAATACCGCAACCAAATCTATTCGGCGGCCAAGGTGCGGTTCCCAAACAATGCAGGGCGGCACAGCTTCTGTACCCACCACGTCGCCCTGTACGGGTCGGCCGACCGTACGGCCACCCTGCTAACGCACCGCGGCAGCGTGTCCACGCTTTACGACCACTACTGTGGATGCACCACCAAAGACGAGGCGGAGCGCTATTTCCAGATCATGCCGTAATCAAAAACCACCCTCTAGGCATTAAAGATGCGAAATACGAGGAAGTGAAGCTTCCTCTTCCGAATTGGGCCTATGAACTGATCAAAAACAGAACAGCAACAACTGGAAAGAAATCCAAAAGGAGCTACTGGCCGTTCAAGCATCTATCCAGCCATCCCAACAAATAGAAGGATGAGAAAAACCAAACCGCCCCAAGCTATTGCACATGGGCATAGATCATCAGCTCCTTTGCCTTGGCTTGGCCGGGAGGAGGTTCGGGAATAATGCGCACGAAGGAACGGATGCCTCGATCTGGAATTTTTCGGGTAATGGCCACTTCGTATTCGTAGCCTTCACGAATCGTTTTCAACTCCGCGGCAAGGTGCCCGTGCGACGACCGCACGGCCTGTAGCTTGATGGGTAGCTTATTATCGTTCACCAACCGAACGGACTTGGACTCGGCATCGTCACCCTGATGCCACGTCACCATTCGTGGCAAGATCCGGTATGCCTGCGGGATATTGACCTCAACCATCAGTTGGGCTCTGCGTCCATCACTCGTACGCACAGTGGTGGTTTTCTTTTGTTTCCCCGTCCGGTTCCGCAAATCCATCTTGATTTCCAGCAGCCCCTTTTCGCCGGGGACATAGGTCTCCTTGGCCATTCTGGAAGAGAGGCATCCGCAACCGGCCTTGACCTCCTGCAACGCAATGGTTTCTTCCCCGGCATTCTCAAACCGGAAAACGGCAGTAGCCGAAACCTGGCTTGGATGCACCTCCAGCGAGACCTTCTTCTGCTCCCATTCAAGTGACGCTTCGGCACTCAAAGAGAGCAGGAACATTGACACAAGGCAGACCCAACCATTTCGGCTCATAGAGCCGACGCTACACCCAAATATTCGTTGCTTTACATTCATTCGTTGCCTATCCCACAACATGTGGAATGAAAGCGGAGACACCGTCTCCGCACTCCATGGCGGCTACGCCGCAATCTTATACGGGCAGGCTGGGAAGCCTGCCCCACATTCACTTTCGTGTGTTTCGTGTATTTCGTGGTTCTCAACCATCTGATTTGAAAGCGGTGTCGCCCCTTGGTTGCCACCGCACTCCAAAACTTATTTTTTTACTCCGCCGGACGGCTGACCTGCACGTCCACCTTCATCAACCCGGAAGCGGATTCGATGTTGTTTGAGACCACGTTGAACGGCCCCTGGATTTCCGGCAGGGGCGTGTTGGTGCCGCCCGAAAGATCCATCACCACAGGCGTGTAGGTGCGTCCAGGAATCGATGGCTCCCATTCGACTACCCACGTGTTGCTGACCACCTCGTTGCGGGTGATGCGGAAATAGGACGCGGCATTGGTCGGCTCCGACCCGGCCACGAATTCCTGCCAGGTTGCGAATCCGTCGGCATCGGCGTCGTTGGTAATTGCCGCCGCAAAACCGGAGGTTATGCCATGATTCGCCATCCAGTATTCCGGCACTTGCACCGGCGCATTGGTTACCATGTTCGGGGCAAACTCAGCCGTGATCAGAATGTTGTCGGTAATGTTGTCCAGTTCAAGCAAGCCCGGCGTGCCCGCTGATATGCCGTTCGTCACCACATCCACTGTGTGGTGCCATGCGCGTGGGGCAATGGCAAAACTCAGCGAGTTGGAGCCATAGGTCACATACTGGATGCCCGAGGGCGAAATCGTACCACCACCGCTGGCGGTCGAAAGCACCACCCACTTCGGCGGAGACTGGTACAACTCGACTTCCAGCCTCAGCATGCCAACGGCAAGGCTGGCAGGAACCTTGACTGAATTGGCCGGCCCCTCCAGCGTTGCGAGGACTTCCGAGAACGGGCTGCCGAGAGCCGGCGCCTGCATCAGCTTGTAGCGCCGGTTCGCCACCGACGGCGTCCAGCTTACCAACAGATCGCCCTCCAGGTTGCGGATCTGCGTGATTCGGAAATAGGACGCCTTATTCGTTGGCTCCGATCCGGCCAGGTATTCCTTCCACGTCGCGAATCCATCGCCATCGGCATCGTTGGTGACCACCGTCGCCAGATCGTTCGTCCAGCCATATTCCGCGAGCCAGCGATGCGATACATCTACCGGCGCATTTGTTTCCATGGTCAGCGCAAACTCGGCTCGGATACCGATGTTGTCGGTAATGTTCGACAGCACCAGCGAATCCATCGCACCTGCGGAAACCCCGTTCGTCTTCACATCCGCCACGTGATACCACTCCTCAGGTGTTAGCGAGAAGCTCAGCGTGTTCGAACCATGGGTCACATATTGCAGTCCCGATGGACTAATGGTGCCGTGGTCGCCCGCAAAGGCCATCACGATCCACTGCGGTGGAGCATCCTTCATTTCCACCTGCAACCGCAACATGCCGCAATCATTGCTTGCCGACACTGTTGCCGAATTCGCCGGCCCCGTCACCGTCGCCAGCGACTCCGCATACGGCCCGCCCGGCGCACCGGCCTGCATCACCCTGTATTGCCGGTTGGAGACCGATGGCTCCCAACTGACCAGGAACTCACCACTCTCCAGCCTGCGGAATTCCGTGATCCGGAACTTCGACGACTTGTTTGTTGGCGAAGACCCGACCACATATTCCTGCCACGTCGCAAAACCATCCCCATCTGGATCATTGGTCACCGCCGCTGACAGGTTGTTCGTCCAGCCATGCTGAGCCAGCCACTCCTCCGGCACATCCGCCGGGGCATTCGTAACCATGTTCCGCGCAAACTGCGCATGCAGTAAACCATCCGCCTGCACATCGAAGAAGGTGTATGATGATACGGCACCTTTCGGTATCCCATCCGCCCATACCTCTTCAACATGCCAATATGGTTCCGGCACCATGTTGAAGATGTGATACGTACCTCCGAAGGCTATG is a genomic window containing:
- a CDS encoding LacI family DNA-binding transcriptional regulator; this encodes MKVTMQDIAKELGIHSSTVSLALSESPKIAEETRRKIQTTAEAMGYRKNPYVSALMSARRNGRNPDDLPVIALIVAGETADEWKSRYNTSKFIEGCEDAAQNLGIRIDMFWVGEKGMSAERLNDILYSRGIRGTILVPAGAHREKLVHEWHDVALVSYGIYEVSLNIDSVRGDYYGNMESTLGILRENGFEKVGFAMETPYPYLNDNRWLSAYLMRRYAAPEKNRLEPWLDPEPSFDSFAKWFEQAQPDAIICVRPQRVLEWLDRMGLKVPGDISLVTVGTAVMDGEYSGIVENARACGKLALEMLFERIHHNQFGLVGSPHHITVSGNWNAGSTARYRV
- a CDS encoding BNR repeat-containing protein; translated protein: MMKIAQGLGAGIALMVLVSSVLAVDIVPLVESVVESNALNFATGALTKFGTTINGRTHQQLPMATFNGWQYATFYDQNRHVCLARRKLPGSGWETIRFTDYSIEVHDTHNAVVVGICEKDGTIHLVFDHHGSDLHYRASVQGLASNPETFAWDASLFGSVTDTLGSAGKIDRVTYPRFFSAPNGNLMLYYRYVTSANGDGMIQEYDGAAHDWTPGLGRFVARDEGIYTEGGETSAYRCPYLNCIAYAGDRLHCSWVWRDKFNGTSITNNHDLCYTYSDDNGRTWRNSDGTLIGETGSSSVISIDSPGLHIGSIPRNSGLKNQNTHFAYADGRVHAMLPHYADGTTTMYYHHYWRTVDGVWSSEVLSFSGGRPKLLGDDDGNLFLFNTGGGMLSIHKGVPNASMSAWSWSLIHEIIDPSTGGEACVDFTRWDRDRILSVYGQENPSVVLDYGDGVPFDGLPSALYIHDLHVTSRAILPEPTDGADDVAFDHSLEWTAGIGAVAHRVYWGTNEAAMAYHGEQAGTSFSPTGGSEPATYYWRIDEVAGDGGVATGAVWNYTTAIDLPPVIEPIPNQSLFAGEGAISIPLTVHDDFTPPDDLLLSATSSNQGLLRDSDISISGSGTSRTLMLVPVAGASGSVGVLVSASDGALTAYESFTLTVHNLVVQDVDLGTWSTAETWDPDGVPVVGNQYETTMRLRTPTTTAEFLGDSLTILPGGQLQLRNTGDPVVTVPDLILEGGTVYAGTGGEVVSTLDGAITVRSASYLRGYWNNTTGDARSLRIRSKISGGSDLISLASVEASTHTLYIENPANDFGGVWISESGTIEFAGAEAVGKGSIVVGDHGKLAIHGNWDQSFSSATLTVSNSPSARVEIGTNHWKVAVLSIGDTALGEGEYTADQLNALGDAVFSGSGNISVGLSIAGAIVQDTDLLPWDDPAVWDPDGVPVSGEIYTANMRLRTPSTTATFPGDALYILPSGDVTSQFQLRNIGNEIITVPDLILAGGTIYAGTGNNETNTLDGCITVVANSFVSGYWGESGPRSIRLLALVEGDATLTGSASSSASTHEWIIDNPGNTFSGTWISRRGKLHFTSAGAVGAADILVETYGGLRIDGDWNQSWLGASLTVANSSITSIELGNHHWVVAGMQLGSMDLSKGVYTVEELNAMSSTLFEGSGTITVGTRLPELSLDAFDENLELIWEGDGLKVQMLTNGLASGDWFDLPGVTASPMAIPTTNSNAFFRLVEP
- a CDS encoding site-specific integrase, which encodes MPKQAVLRKIERDDGRASKFGISIPQKGSRPKRLFFKTVRERDIQFNRLKRVARHEGHDVLSEVSASDLALLKDLREILGEHDPREAARFFMEQKHPNSKTTIGEALRLFQADQELQNLTETHLHQQNHKLDILALGVGKERRLVEIAPKDITALLRGLGFEPVTQRGYQANWMVFFSWCVANRLCPVSPMAGMKKIKVVRGEVDFMQVADVKAFFGKAVEIHKELAPALALAFFAGMRSASIERMVRDDIDFEHRRIRFQAQRQKTNKRFMVQGYPDNLWDWLEPWRTEKELPHWPGSTFTKYRNQIYSAAKVRFPNNAGRHSFCTHHVALYGSADRTATLLTHRGSVSTLYDHYCGCTTKDEAERYFQIMP
- a CDS encoding DUF1573 domain-containing protein codes for the protein MSRNGWVCLVSMFLLSLSAEASLEWEQKKVSLEVHPSQVSATAVFRFENAGEETIALQEVKAGCGCLSSRMAKETYVPGEKGLLEIKMDLRNRTGKQKKTTTVRTSDGRRAQLMVEVNIPQAYRILPRMVTWHQGDDAESKSVRLVNDNKLPIKLQAVRSSHGHLAAELKTIREGYEYEVAITRKIPDRGIRSFVRIIPEPPPGQAKAKELMIYAHVQ
- a CDS encoding alpha-L-rhamnosidase-related protein, with amino-acid sequence MGAALLLGVAVHAAPVHLVDEKPVEITKDASGVYIVDFGKVAFGNVRLLPPDGARGEVIVHFGEDFVEGRVNRTPEGTVRYNKTTVALRGKAPVVAAPPPDERNTSQVSVIRANPAAILTPPEWGVVLPFRWLEVEGWSGELLPEQIVRQAAFASTWDDDAAMFECSDEMLNRIWEFCRYSIKATTFAGLYVDGDRERIPYEADAYLNQLSHYTTDTDIQMARDTYDHLMINGTWPTEWGPHMIFMAHADWMHTGDADWLAPRYEALKGKLLLKRIGPDGLIVSDKGQINKYDIVDWPPMERDAYVMTPVNTVVNAFHLRSLELMAGLAEAVGRENDALLFRAMWKTTLGTFNEKLLDPKTGLYIDGIGTDHSAMHANFFPLAFGLVPDGARDGIVQWLAGKGMGCSVYGAQYFLDALFENGADAAALELIAAEGDRSWRHMVESGATISWEAWDLKYKPNQDWNHAWGAAPANLLPRHVLGVQPFEPGWNTVRIRPMCGNLSEATGKVPTPRGPVWVTWECAKKFRIGIAVPDGVRARLELPAVEGSTGVFQRKDPVKATKVGDRWILDEPVTGRIALEVR